In Nakamurella antarctica, the following are encoded in one genomic region:
- a CDS encoding type 1 glutamine amidotransferase, whose translation MTTDIKTVLVLEHDAGDPLLKMESWLSTTDVELDVRKLHQGDAVPESTAGFDGIISLGGDMGAHDDEIAPWLPATKALLAAAVLDRTPTLGICLGSQLLAVATGGTVVRAADGPEVGAYLTAKRDAAQEDPLFADLPMTPDVMHYHYDIVDKLPPGAVLLLSSTGYQNQAWRVGTAAWGLQFHIEPSAADLRKWADNENREHTARFGEMLDAAEAEMDQVWRAFIHRFVALIHGRVHPGLRLPLLAPDSDELDHIESAF comes from the coding sequence GTGACAACCGACATAAAGACCGTCCTGGTCCTGGAACACGATGCGGGCGATCCTCTGCTGAAGATGGAGAGCTGGCTCAGCACAACGGATGTCGAGTTGGATGTGAGAAAGTTACACCAAGGTGACGCCGTGCCTGAATCAACAGCGGGTTTCGACGGCATTATTTCTCTGGGCGGCGATATGGGCGCTCATGACGACGAGATTGCGCCCTGGCTACCGGCGACCAAAGCGTTACTCGCGGCAGCGGTGCTCGATCGCACACCGACCTTGGGGATTTGCTTGGGTTCTCAACTCCTCGCGGTGGCGACCGGCGGCACTGTGGTGCGCGCCGCCGACGGGCCAGAGGTCGGCGCCTATCTCACCGCCAAACGTGATGCCGCCCAAGAGGATCCGCTCTTTGCCGACCTCCCGATGACGCCTGACGTGATGCACTACCACTACGACATTGTGGACAAATTACCGCCTGGGGCAGTGCTGTTGCTCTCGTCCACCGGCTATCAGAACCAGGCATGGCGGGTGGGCACAGCGGCGTGGGGACTGCAGTTCCACATCGAACCGTCTGCAGCTGACTTAAGGAAGTGGGCTGACAACGAGAATCGCGAGCACACCGCGCGTTTCGGCGAGATGCTCGACGCCGCAGAGGCTGAAATGGATCAAGTATGGCGAGCCTTTATTCATCGCTTTGTAGCGCTGATCCATGGTCGCGTCCATCCGGGTTTGCGGCTACCGCTGCTTGCCCCAGACTCTGACGAACTTGACCACATCGAATCAGCTTTCTAG
- a CDS encoding HNH endonuclease signature motif containing protein, producing MAELLATGWGLGAAASYEEHDEEFQSERYEQGIAVLSRSVEDTESLTVDELENRICSTAGRIAVATCALLMMIERFDRLQGWSQWGMKSCAHWLAWTCSMSPATAREYVRVARAVSQLPLILDEFARGVLSYSKVRSVTRVAGRVDEQTLLNLAVVETASQLERTVRGFRKADGAGLDQQRLRRARAYWDDDGMLVLSARLPAEEGALVMAAIEAAGLQESQGPGAQHELVADSDRLDLNHQTMSVADSFVSMAKSALSAGQTETSGDDRQLIVLHVGPEAFSSPVAPPVEGCSTERSADKGICHLDDGPGLDTPAMERFACDTAVLVMIKGAAKNVLNVGRKARKISPAMRRALRIRDGGCRYPGCHRRTHLEAHHLIHWMHGGHTDQDNLALLCRFHHMAVHEGGFRVVGKPTSGGCLGLTFWRPDGQRVPQAPKLYPGSNPDLNVCDVSPESLRAGALGEPFSLVDVVAAMTDSVLTRTARLAHATDHGVIEHVSLSVT from the coding sequence AAGGCATCGCGGTTCTGAGCCGCTCTGTTGAAGATACGGAGAGCCTGACGGTTGACGAGTTAGAGAACCGAATTTGTTCTACCGCGGGGCGTATCGCGGTGGCTACATGCGCGCTACTCATGATGATCGAACGGTTCGACCGCCTGCAGGGGTGGAGTCAGTGGGGAATGAAATCGTGTGCCCACTGGCTGGCTTGGACCTGCAGCATGTCGCCAGCCACCGCGCGCGAATACGTCAGAGTCGCTCGGGCGGTCTCACAGTTACCGTTGATTCTTGATGAGTTCGCGCGAGGTGTCCTGTCCTACTCAAAGGTGCGATCTGTCACGCGGGTCGCTGGACGGGTTGACGAACAGACCTTATTGAATCTGGCTGTTGTGGAAACCGCTAGTCAACTCGAACGCACCGTACGCGGCTTTCGTAAAGCGGATGGTGCCGGGCTTGATCAACAGCGCCTTCGACGCGCAAGAGCCTACTGGGATGACGACGGGATGCTCGTGCTGTCTGCTCGTCTACCAGCTGAAGAAGGTGCACTAGTCATGGCGGCGATTGAGGCGGCAGGCCTTCAGGAATCACAAGGGCCGGGTGCGCAGCATGAGCTTGTGGCGGATTCCGACCGATTAGATCTCAACCACCAGACAATGAGTGTGGCGGATTCGTTCGTTTCTATGGCCAAATCAGCGTTGAGTGCTGGCCAGACAGAAACCTCAGGTGACGACCGGCAGCTAATAGTGCTACATGTCGGGCCGGAGGCGTTCTCCTCCCCTGTCGCGCCCCCGGTTGAGGGTTGTTCTACAGAGCGGTCCGCTGACAAGGGGATCTGTCACCTGGATGATGGGCCAGGTTTAGATACGCCGGCGATGGAGAGATTTGCCTGCGATACCGCAGTGCTGGTGATGATCAAAGGCGCGGCCAAGAACGTGCTGAATGTGGGGCGCAAGGCCAGAAAAATATCACCAGCGATGCGCAGAGCATTGCGCATTCGCGACGGCGGGTGTCGCTACCCTGGCTGCCATCGACGTACCCACTTGGAGGCTCATCATCTCATTCACTGGATGCACGGCGGCCACACGGATCAAGATAACCTGGCGCTGCTCTGCAGGTTTCATCACATGGCAGTTCATGAAGGTGGATTCCGGGTGGTGGGGAAGCCGACCAGTGGAGGCTGCCTGGGACTAACGTTTTGGCGGCCCGATGGGCAACGTGTGCCGCAGGCTCCCAAACTTTATCCCGGGAGTAATCCAGATTTGAATGTCTGCGATGTTTCTCCAGAAAGCCTTAGAGCGGGTGCATTGGGGGAGCCGTTCAGCCTCGTTGACGTAGTCGCGGCAATGACTGATTCCGTGCTGACCAGAACCGCCCGCCTCGCACATGCGACGGATCACGGCGTTATCGAGCACGTGTCTTTGTCGGTTACGTGA
- a CDS encoding exodeoxyribonuclease III — translation MKIATWNVNSVRARLDRVVAWVERSDVDVLAIQETKAADAKFPYDKLRSLGYEVAHHGISQWNGVALLSRVGMTDIQIGFPDVPEFGDPPVKEARAIGALCGGVTVWSLYVPNGRAIDDPHYSYKLHWLETLRQNGITWLEKDPAAQIALCGDFNIAPTDDDVWDVEAFVGSTHVTAPERQAFQNFVDAGFADVVRPHTPGPGVYTYWDYQQLRFPKRQGMRIDFALCSPALTERVDTAWIDRDERKGAGASDHAPVVVELT, via the coding sequence ATGAAAATTGCAACGTGGAATGTGAACTCTGTCAGAGCACGCTTGGACAGAGTGGTGGCCTGGGTCGAGCGAAGCGACGTCGATGTGTTGGCCATTCAGGAAACCAAAGCCGCCGACGCCAAATTTCCCTATGACAAACTTCGTAGCCTTGGCTACGAAGTTGCCCACCATGGGATCTCCCAGTGGAATGGGGTGGCGCTGCTCTCCCGGGTGGGGATGACTGACATCCAGATCGGCTTTCCCGACGTGCCTGAATTCGGCGATCCGCCCGTCAAGGAAGCTCGCGCGATCGGAGCACTCTGCGGCGGCGTCACGGTCTGGAGCCTGTACGTGCCCAATGGGCGCGCCATCGATGATCCGCACTACTCCTACAAACTCCACTGGCTTGAGACATTGCGACAAAACGGGATCACCTGGTTAGAGAAGGATCCAGCCGCGCAAATTGCGCTCTGCGGAGACTTCAATATCGCGCCCACCGACGATGACGTCTGGGACGTAGAGGCGTTTGTGGGATCCACCCATGTGACCGCGCCAGAACGGCAAGCGTTCCAGAACTTCGTGGACGCTGGCTTCGCCGATGTGGTGCGCCCCCACACCCCCGGTCCGGGTGTGTACACCTACTGGGACTACCAGCAGCTCAGATTCCCTAAACGCCAGGGGATGCGAATCGATTTCGCCCTCTGTTCGCCAGCGCTGACGGAGCGAGTGGACACTGCCTGGATCGATCGAGACGAACGAAAAGGTGCTGGGGCATCCGACCATGCACCCGTGGTCGTGGAGCTGACGTGA
- a CDS encoding error-prone DNA polymerase, with amino-acid sequence MGWHNPPVPWTELERALSGRAPKPDAAAAIHREPAALVAVPALVEDSRPTKPSWPESRVPYAELHCHSAFSFLDGSSSPESLIEEAVRLDLDAIAITDHDGFYGVVRFAQAAAEAGMKVLYGAELSLGLTEPQMGISDPVGTHLLILARGQEGYRRLSEQISKGHMDGGEKGRPIYDLDILAAAAQGHWLVLTGCRKGAVRRALRTAGTVAAGNEIDALTARFGHDNVMVELTTHQLPTDDEDNDALAELAAERGLPVVATTAAHYANPSGSRLAAAMAAVRARNSLEEADGYLPSGPTAHLRSGAEMAHLFRRYPTAVANAARVGTECAFDLTLVAPQLPPFKVPPGHNENSWLRELTMIGAASRYGSPETNPRAFQQIERELQVIEGLNFPGYFLIVNDMVRYCKENDILCQGRGSAANSAVCYALGITAVDAVRYGLLFERFLAPERDGPPDIDIDIESDRREEVIQYVYNTYDRQHAAQVANVNTYRPRMAVRDMAKALGYSPGQQDAYSKQIDGWTPLRQQRGPEAQIDIPVEVMDLAMQVQDLPRHLSIHSGGMVICDRPIAQVCPVEWARMKDRSVLQWDKDDCAAIGLVKFDMLGLGMLSALHYAVDLVKEYEGVEVDFATLDLEEPAVYEMLQRADSVGVFQVESRAQMATLPRLKPRRFYDLVVEVALIRPGPIQGNAVHPYIRRRNKLEAVTYDHPVMEKSLEKTLGIPIFQEQLMQLAVDVAGFDAGEADQLRRAMGSKRSTAKMEKMRARLYEGMASMHGITGDIADRIYERLLAFANFGFAESHALSFAALVFYSSWLKLHHPAAFCAALLRAQPMGFYSPQSLVADAKRHGVTVRRPDINASLAYAHLEMDDGAPAVRLGLSEVRTISAELAAKIVGARGNGYSTLDELTRAVTLTSVQAEALATAGALDPLTATTSTAGATATAGATATAGATADRRGALWGAGAAAGDRAGTLPGSLLGLDAPSLPGMSDLELTVADLWATGISPSSYPTEYSRPYLDGIGVTNAVDLAAKEHGTRVLVAGMVTHRQRPATASGVIFINLEDETGMLNVIVSVGLWSRYRRVARGASALVVRGMVERDGGAMSIVADRIAALDVIAATPSRDFR; translated from the coding sequence ATGGGCTGGCACAACCCACCGGTGCCGTGGACCGAACTTGAGCGGGCGCTCTCTGGTCGCGCCCCGAAACCTGATGCCGCTGCAGCCATCCATCGAGAGCCAGCGGCGCTGGTGGCGGTTCCAGCGCTGGTTGAAGATTCACGGCCAACGAAACCATCTTGGCCAGAGTCCCGAGTGCCGTATGCGGAGTTGCATTGTCACTCAGCCTTCAGCTTTTTAGACGGCTCCTCATCCCCGGAAAGCCTTATCGAAGAAGCGGTTCGGCTGGATCTGGACGCCATTGCCATCACCGACCACGACGGGTTCTACGGCGTTGTTCGCTTTGCACAGGCAGCGGCTGAAGCTGGCATGAAAGTGCTCTACGGGGCTGAACTTTCGTTGGGATTAACCGAACCGCAAATGGGGATTTCTGACCCGGTCGGTACCCATCTATTGATTTTGGCGCGAGGGCAGGAGGGGTATCGACGACTTTCTGAGCAGATCAGTAAAGGTCATATGGACGGCGGTGAAAAGGGCCGCCCTATTTACGATCTCGATATCCTTGCAGCCGCAGCCCAAGGGCATTGGTTGGTGCTCACGGGTTGTCGTAAGGGCGCCGTTCGACGAGCACTACGAACCGCGGGGACAGTCGCAGCTGGTAACGAAATCGATGCTCTTACAGCCCGTTTCGGCCACGACAATGTGATGGTTGAGTTGACGACCCACCAGTTGCCCACCGACGATGAAGACAACGACGCGTTGGCTGAGTTGGCTGCGGAGCGGGGACTACCGGTAGTGGCGACCACCGCAGCTCACTACGCCAACCCGTCTGGCAGCAGGCTCGCAGCGGCGATGGCGGCGGTGCGGGCGCGGAACAGCTTGGAAGAGGCCGATGGCTACCTTCCATCCGGCCCGACGGCGCATTTGCGCTCCGGCGCTGAGATGGCACATTTGTTCAGGCGTTATCCCACTGCGGTTGCCAACGCTGCACGGGTGGGCACGGAGTGCGCCTTCGACCTCACGCTAGTGGCGCCGCAGTTGCCCCCCTTCAAAGTTCCACCAGGCCATAACGAAAACAGCTGGCTACGGGAATTGACCATGATCGGTGCTGCTAGCCGATACGGATCGCCGGAGACCAATCCCAGAGCCTTTCAGCAGATCGAAAGGGAACTGCAGGTGATCGAAGGTCTCAACTTTCCCGGCTACTTTCTGATCGTCAACGACATGGTGCGGTACTGCAAGGAAAACGACATCCTCTGCCAGGGAAGAGGTTCAGCCGCGAACTCGGCGGTGTGTTACGCATTGGGAATCACCGCCGTCGACGCGGTGCGCTATGGGTTGCTTTTCGAGCGGTTCCTTGCGCCCGAACGAGACGGCCCCCCCGACATTGATATCGACATCGAGTCCGATCGCAGGGAGGAAGTGATCCAATACGTCTACAACACCTACGATCGCCAGCACGCCGCACAAGTGGCCAACGTCAACACCTATCGTCCGCGGATGGCTGTCCGGGACATGGCGAAAGCTCTGGGGTACTCGCCCGGCCAACAGGATGCGTACTCCAAACAGATCGACGGTTGGACGCCATTGCGACAGCAAAGGGGCCCCGAGGCGCAGATTGACATCCCCGTCGAGGTAATGGATCTGGCGATGCAGGTGCAGGACCTGCCTCGGCACCTGTCTATCCACTCTGGCGGAATGGTGATTTGCGACCGGCCCATTGCCCAAGTCTGCCCCGTGGAATGGGCCCGGATGAAGGACCGATCGGTGCTGCAATGGGATAAGGACGATTGCGCTGCCATCGGCCTCGTCAAATTCGACATGCTTGGTCTTGGAATGCTTTCCGCACTGCATTACGCGGTCGATCTCGTCAAAGAGTACGAGGGAGTTGAGGTCGACTTTGCGACTTTGGACCTCGAAGAACCGGCCGTGTACGAGATGCTGCAGCGCGCGGACTCGGTGGGAGTCTTTCAAGTTGAATCCCGGGCGCAGATGGCAACCCTGCCCCGACTGAAGCCGCGCCGATTTTACGACTTGGTGGTGGAGGTGGCGTTAATTCGGCCCGGGCCGATCCAGGGCAACGCGGTCCACCCCTATATCCGCAGGCGTAACAAACTTGAAGCTGTGACCTACGACCACCCAGTGATGGAGAAATCGTTAGAAAAGACCCTAGGAATCCCCATCTTTCAAGAACAACTGATGCAGCTTGCCGTCGATGTCGCCGGTTTCGATGCGGGGGAGGCCGATCAGCTGCGGCGGGCGATGGGATCCAAAAGGTCGACGGCCAAAATGGAGAAAATGCGAGCGAGGCTGTACGAGGGAATGGCATCGATGCATGGCATCACTGGCGATATCGCAGACCGCATTTACGAAAGGCTTTTGGCCTTCGCTAATTTCGGGTTTGCCGAATCCCATGCCTTGTCTTTCGCGGCGTTAGTCTTTTACTCATCGTGGCTGAAACTTCACCACCCCGCGGCGTTTTGTGCCGCGCTGCTACGCGCCCAGCCCATGGGTTTCTACTCGCCGCAGTCCCTAGTCGCCGATGCAAAGCGACACGGCGTCACGGTGCGCAGACCTGATATCAACGCATCGCTCGCCTACGCGCATCTGGAAATGGACGACGGCGCCCCAGCAGTCCGACTGGGCTTGAGTGAGGTCCGCACCATCAGCGCGGAGTTAGCAGCAAAAATTGTGGGAGCCCGTGGAAACGGTTACTCCACACTGGACGAGCTCACCAGAGCCGTCACCCTCACCAGCGTCCAAGCTGAAGCATTGGCAACCGCGGGCGCCCTCGACCCGCTGACAGCAACGACATCCACAGCAGGAGCAACAGCAACGGCAGGAGCAACAGCAACAGCAGGAGCGACAGCCGATCGGCGGGGAGCGTTGTGGGGAGCGGGGGCGGCGGCGGGGGACAGGGCAGGCACGCTGCCAGGGTCGTTGCTGGGCTTGGACGCCCCATCTCTCCCGGGGATGAGCGACCTGGAATTGACGGTGGCGGATTTATGGGCCACCGGTATTTCGCCCTCTAGCTATCCCACCGAATATTCCAGGCCCTATCTCGACGGGATCGGGGTTACCAACGCGGTCGACCTCGCAGCAAAAGAACATGGCACGCGAGTCCTGGTAGCTGGCATGGTCACGCATCGGCAACGCCCCGCTACGGCCTCGGGAGTCATCTTCATCAACCTCGAAGACGAAACGGGAATGCTCAACGTCATCGTCTCCGTGGGGTTATGGTCCCGATACCGACGCGTGGCCAGAGGGGCATCGGCGCTGGTAGTTCGTGGAATGGTAGAGCGAGACGGCGGAGCGATGTCGATCGTGGCTGACCGGATCGCCGCTCTGGATGTCATCGCAGCTACCCCGTCCCGGGATTTCCGATGA
- a CDS encoding DNA polymerase Y family protein, whose protein sequence is MNAEISRTRTLVVWCPDWPVVTALKQAGKHPSAAAAVFLANRVRACTAAARSEGVSIGQRRREAQSRCPELVVLHADADRDAREFEAVTVLVESLAPGVEVLRPGMIACPARGPARFFGSEQGAAENIIDAVESLGVECRIGVADALSPAVLAARHSRIIPVGESARFCGDLPIRELAAESAIAPPERKELVNLLQRLGITTFAAFADLPESKVATRFGADAVVAHRLAQGKAERSVSRRHIPTDLTIEQVCDPPLERVDTAAFAARALAERFHQGLASAGLACTRLTISATTERGQELSRTWRCAAPLTPAATADRVRWQLDGWLTASRTVVSNSGSSDLGGPGAITMLTLHPVEAVAAGHIQHGLWGSSGEDDQRAGWALARIQGLLGPESVLSPLASGGRNLSQRVELIPWGQERVPTKDPAAPWPGRLSAPSPTRITVSTPPRDQQISLLDTHGDTVRVTPRGMLSAEPSWCSAATGKVSRIIGWAGPWLLDERWWEKRKDPVLARLQVSLATGPPLLLALSQVGWIVEGTYD, encoded by the coding sequence ATGAACGCCGAAATCTCCCGCACCCGCACCCTGGTGGTGTGGTGTCCGGATTGGCCTGTTGTCACCGCGTTAAAGCAGGCGGGTAAACACCCCAGTGCGGCCGCAGCAGTGTTCTTGGCCAACAGAGTGCGCGCTTGCACCGCTGCTGCCCGGTCGGAGGGTGTTTCGATCGGGCAACGTCGACGGGAGGCGCAGTCGCGGTGCCCAGAACTTGTGGTGCTGCATGCCGATGCTGATCGGGATGCGCGCGAGTTTGAGGCGGTGACTGTACTGGTGGAGTCACTTGCACCCGGAGTAGAGGTGTTGCGCCCCGGAATGATTGCTTGCCCGGCGCGAGGCCCGGCACGTTTTTTTGGTAGTGAACAAGGCGCCGCGGAAAACATTATCGATGCGGTCGAGTCTCTGGGAGTGGAATGCCGAATCGGGGTGGCCGACGCACTTTCACCAGCGGTCTTAGCCGCTCGACATTCCAGGATCATCCCGGTGGGGGAATCAGCCCGTTTTTGTGGTGACCTGCCTATTCGTGAATTAGCAGCCGAATCAGCTATTGCACCGCCAGAGCGTAAAGAACTAGTGAACCTGTTGCAACGCTTGGGGATCACCACGTTTGCAGCCTTTGCTGATCTACCCGAATCTAAAGTGGCCACAAGATTCGGCGCCGACGCTGTGGTGGCGCACAGGCTTGCCCAAGGCAAAGCGGAGCGCAGCGTCTCTCGGCGGCACATCCCAACCGACCTCACAATCGAGCAGGTCTGCGATCCACCGCTGGAGCGGGTCGATACGGCAGCTTTCGCCGCTCGCGCCTTAGCGGAGCGATTCCATCAGGGCTTGGCGTCAGCGGGGTTGGCCTGTACCCGGCTAACTATCAGTGCCACTACTGAACGGGGCCAGGAACTTTCGCGGACATGGCGGTGCGCGGCCCCGTTGACACCCGCGGCTACCGCCGACCGAGTGCGGTGGCAACTCGATGGATGGCTTACTGCATCACGCACCGTTGTATCGAATAGTGGTTCATCGGATTTGGGCGGCCCGGGAGCGATCACCATGCTCACGTTGCATCCGGTGGAAGCAGTGGCCGCCGGGCATATTCAGCACGGGTTGTGGGGTTCATCGGGGGAAGATGACCAACGAGCGGGATGGGCGTTGGCGCGGATCCAAGGACTGTTAGGGCCGGAATCAGTTTTAAGCCCGCTTGCTTCCGGGGGGCGAAACCTGAGCCAGAGGGTCGAACTCATCCCTTGGGGCCAAGAGCGTGTTCCCACCAAAGACCCTGCCGCACCCTGGCCGGGGCGGTTGTCTGCACCCTCGCCCACCAGAATCACGGTGTCGACACCCCCTCGAGACCAACAGATCTCACTGCTGGACACGCACGGCGACACAGTACGAGTCACGCCGCGCGGCATGCTGTCGGCGGAGCCGTCGTGGTGCTCAGCCGCGACTGGCAAGGTGTCTCGGATCATTGGGTGGGCTGGACCGTGGCTGTTGGATGAACGGTGGTGGGAGAAGAGGAAAGATCCAGTGCTCGCCAGGCTGCAAGTTTCGTTGGCGACCGGTCCCCCTCTGCTGCTGGCGTTGAGCCAAGTGGGCTGGATAGTAGAAGGAACATACGACTGA